From Penicillium digitatum chromosome 5, complete sequence, one genomic window encodes:
- a CDS encoding Tetratricopeptide-like helical: MDAVYEFPFLQEVFSPLESHKVDVVFVHGLNPSGRNDHPFQTWTHSNGKFWPRDFLADDIPYARIFVYGYNSNITHPQTMSTASIKDHANTLLNLLDMERGPQMGSIPPKVIFIGHSLGGLVIKQALLNAKEDPKYTSIRSATSGLVFFGTPHRGAKAVELGKIASRVARFVSKGHASNDLLDCLEHNSLFTRQMTDRFRHQLEDYRVVSFVEGKEVQIGGVGPASISHLVVDEESAVLGLSGLRETQLKLDADHSQMCKVGVRGPMYRLIKGNIKQLVDQALLSEQGFIPQLMPPSTVSSLPPVLPHVRLISSTPCQIPAPAVQRVTGLIFNALDNDPRSVRSAELKNQARWDEARSVEYGIFQEHMRTLGPDHFSTLSVAYNLAEVELETSYLEKASEWCHWVSDTTQRVFGTKHPLAMKTESLTAEVLCHRGKYQEAESICANVLARQQMTIGEDHLDTCDTRRRLGVMYNALGRRQNAVMTAEKLTDTLKRLLGETHIRVFGSVLDTLEYIVSNQSGDANTLIVMRFQPDVQRAVEMLLQTYQELRTALGHGHPSTIRALCLHGRAQSFTQQSIEASETLRRALASAEEALGPDHPLTMDIVSNIGVMYALQNGYAQGSITNGRAREAFPWLLRYLNWVEHRKGKDNPETQATLEWLANLHFNAKEYEPAQQYYERLVANMRRNDPKVTQRIDNQLQLCRANTIYTRRGLGSGIGGFLSNLQRH; this comes from the exons ATG GATGCGGTATATGAGTTTCCCTTCTTGCAGGAGGTATTCTCTCCCCTTGAATCCCACAAGGTCGA TGTTGTCTTTGTTCATGGCCTGAATCCAAGCGGTCGAAATGATCATCCTTTCCAGACATGGACACATAGCAATGGCAAGTTTTGGCCGAGGGACTTCCTAGCCGATGACATTCCATATGCGCGCATCTTTGTCTATGGATACAATTCAAACATCACTCATCCACAGACGATGTCCACGGCAAGCATCAAGGACCACGCCAATACCCTGTTGAACTTGTTGGATATGGAACGCGGCCCCCAGATG GGCTCTATTCCACCCAAGGTGATATTTATCGGACATAGCTTGGGAGGTTTAGTGATCAAGCAG GCACTTCTCAATGCCAAAGAAGATCCGAAATACACTTCTATTCGTTCCGCAACTTCTGGTCTCGTCTTCTTCGGGACACCTCATCGTGGAGCGAAGGCTGTGGAACTGGGGAAAATTGCATCCCGGGTTGCCCGCTTTGTCTCCAAAGGCCATGCTAGCAATGACCTTCTAGACTGCTTGGAGCACAACTCACTTTTTACTCGGCAAATGACCGATCGATTCCGACATCAACTAGAAGATTATCGTGTTGTTAGCTTTGTCGAAGGGAAGGAGGTGCAAATAGGGGGAGTTGGACCTGCATCAATCAGCCAT CTTGTGGTTGATGAAGAGTCTGCCGTTCTTGGATTGTCTGGTTTACGCGAGACTCAACTCAAGCTTGACGCAGATCACTCGCAGATGTGCAAGGTGGGCGTTCGGGGTCCTATGTACCGTTTGATAAAAGGAAACATCAAGCAACTGGTAGATCAGGCGCTTTTGTCGGAGCAAGGTTTCATTCCACAATTGATGCCTCCAAGTACCGTGTCATCTCTACCGCCGGTGCTACCACACGTTCGTTTGATTAGTAGCACGCCATGCCAAATCCCAGCCCCTGCGGTGCAAAGGGTGACAGGACTGATTTTCAATGCTCTGGATAATGACCCACGATCTGTCCGCTCCGCAGAACTCAAGAATCAGGCTCGGTGGGATGAAGCCCGATCAGTTGAGTATGGGATTTTCCAGGAGCATATGCGCACCCTTGGTCCGGATCATTTCAGCACACTATCAGTCGCATACAACCTAGCTGAAGTGGAATTAGAGACCAGCTACTTGGAGAAAGCAAGTGAATGGTGCCATTGGGTGTCCGACACCACCCAACGCGTCTTTGGGACAAAGCATCCTCTAGCAATGAAGACGGAAAGTTTGACCGCGGAGGTCTTGTGTCATCGGGGCAAGTACCAAGAGGCCGAGTCGATTTGCGCTAACGTGCTAGCACGCCAGCAAATGACTATCGGCGAGGACCACTTGGATACCTGTGACACTCGACGCCGACTAGGAGTGATGTACAACGCGCTAGGTCGCCGGCAAAATGCGGTCATGACTGCAGAAAAGCTGACAGATACTCTGAAACGTCTGCTTGGAGAAACCCACATTCGTGTATTCGGCTCTGTTTTGGATACTTTGGAATACATTGTTAGCAACCAATCTGGAGACGCAAATACCCTCATTGTTATGCGTTTTCAGCCAGATGTACAACGAGCCGTGGAGATGTTGTTGCAGACCTACCAAGAGCTTCGGACTGCCTTGGGTCATGGACACCCATCTACCATTCGCGCGCTCTGTCTCCACGGTCGAGCACAAAGCTTTACACAGCAGAGTATAGAGGCCTCGGAGACTCTTCGCCGTGCTTTGGCCAGTGCAGAAGAAGCCCTAGGACCCGATCACCCACTGACTATGGACATCGTGAGTAATATTGGCGTCATGTACGCTCTGCAAAATGGCTATGCACAGGGTTCAATCACCAATGGTCGTGCCCGGGAAGCCTTCCCCTGGTTACTGCGATATTTGAATTGGGTAGAACATCGCAAAGGCAAAGACAATCCCGAAACCCAAGCCACGTTGGAGTGGCTGGCCAATTTACACTTCAACGCTAAAGAGTACGAGCCCGCCCAGCAGTACTATGAGCGCCTTGTGGCGAATATGCGGAGGAACGACCCAAAAGTGACCCAACGTATCGACAATCAGCTTCAACTGTGTCGGGCGAACACCATTTACACCCGTCGGGGCCTGGGGTCGGGAATAGGAGGGTTTTTATCCAACTTGCAGCGACATTGA